One region of Luteolibacter rhizosphaerae genomic DNA includes:
- a CDS encoding PVC-type heme-binding CxxCH protein, with protein MRFKIQGILLLAFACSPLSAAPKRILFLAGHDTHAWGQHRHGAGSRLLCDSLKEGGDVEAEVITEWPSAEALAKADALVIYADGWDAHPANDKLAEVEAFMNAGKGLVALHWATGIQAADPASKNQKDDPRRIKWRELMGADFEAYYSISNFWEMKSSEHADHPVMRGVKPFALYDECYFLLRECDHDHGKVLPMFRVHPAKDLVEPGLSPYRGNDAARAAMESDTTHWDAWAFPRAKGGRAFGFTGGHFLWNWANDEARKMVLNGILWSAGAEVPAEGKGSKTPDAKRFLAGQEKENPGWTEEALQYHLDRAAKGEIVEWGNYSNKPLPAPPVSLFDGKSLEGWELRPGEEKWWKVEDGMITGGSLEVEVPHNTFLASKKRYANFELRLKVKLSKGSGFMNSGVQIRSVRLPDNPEMSGYQVDAGIDWWGKMYDESRRNKVVGEPLDAAAIKAAAKDWDWNDYVIRCEGRRIRSWINGVPALDYTEPDAAIPQEGLIGLQTHGGGKLLAQFKDITIEELPATPGMPKWEDASNRSPESEMASFKLPEGFEVELVASEKEGVGKPITMAWDHAGRMWTMTALEYPVDANESQAAAEALYEEGGKDKVLVFDEPWKAGPQTPRVFADKLAIPLGILPWKDGVLVQHGTEIRRYVDEDKDGKADKHEVVLKGFGIQDSHLFPHQFERSPGGWFYLAQGLFNYSKVVRPDGSAFSSGETEVPLNQCKLARAKLDGSDFGLLTAGPNNIWGFAIGKDGREFLQEANDLGHPVSEFIDGSHYPTGSPEKLKPYAPQVPASTPGQPMGGTGLSGLILADDTDSAFAAKWPGQRVFYIANPITNRIQIVTLVENEKGEPVYKKQEDFLVSTDDWFRPVSIQFGPDGCLYIADWYNKIISHNEVPRNHPERDKTRGRIWRVKAKGFQAEPAPDLTKLPSDKLLGLLGAPNNRIGRMAWEEIGDRAEAGLLPQLSAIATDEAQPLPRRMGALWAVREMRALNRDVLLKLASDKSPDLRREVVEAAADARLLGGNLFLRMIHHATEADRDFGVDCALANALYYHQEPTTAMVSAIAALAPAPAEGNDRSAYEANFLRYLVRRALEAHPGVTWTAFGNPSMESEEAKRICVLASAPDDGALALVKLLPKITRPLDSDEVALLGSRLAQPAVAKAFGQELERKSSREGLLRALLSLDPVAASNVALRHAVTAATEQMLKESPDKLRLAMDLARRFRISTLAPSFQALASKEERPAELAGLLRTLNEIQAADAAMCKLHLDHADPAVAREAMVGYASAGGTAAVEEIAKRWADLSGAMRQFAVSGMVSNKESARAFARAVAQGGFAGFDPSALEKLAAVLGRGHADFEKLLTSVEGIMLPALKFPGRQDAVFQGGFDLTGPFTVESWVNLEAGIDNRDGLLGTRGGGPDINFYDARLRLYSGSADIVIADRPMEAGKWTHCAVTRDDAGKVALYLDGEVVGNSAGSFTAAIPRVDIGRANQPGGTSGSFLEYRIWNVARTPAEILQNYRTRLPQEAKPAGLVMKVTGEKPGPGPAGGAAMEWTADFPELLTPEEAQVLAGKFERVRGLAASPGDAAAGKQLFQATCMICHQVQGQGIAIGPDLSGAGAMGTESLLRNILTPNAQLESGYYRHDVALNDGSLVSGFLASENQEMLVLRQIGADERAIPKAQVKDHTVSKRSLMPVGLIDGFTDRQVADLFSYLAGLR; from the coding sequence ATGCGCTTCAAAATCCAAGGCATCCTCCTTCTCGCGTTTGCGTGCAGCCCGCTTTCCGCAGCGCCCAAGCGAATCCTCTTCCTGGCCGGGCATGATACCCATGCGTGGGGTCAGCACCGGCATGGCGCGGGCAGCCGCCTGCTCTGCGATTCGCTGAAAGAGGGCGGGGACGTGGAGGCGGAGGTCATCACCGAATGGCCCTCCGCCGAGGCGCTGGCGAAGGCGGATGCGCTGGTGATCTACGCGGATGGATGGGATGCGCATCCCGCCAATGACAAGCTGGCCGAGGTGGAGGCCTTCATGAATGCGGGCAAGGGGCTGGTGGCGCTGCACTGGGCCACGGGCATCCAAGCGGCGGACCCGGCCAGCAAGAACCAGAAGGACGACCCGCGGCGGATCAAGTGGCGGGAGCTGATGGGAGCGGACTTCGAGGCCTACTATTCGATCAGTAATTTCTGGGAAATGAAGTCCAGCGAGCACGCCGATCACCCGGTGATGCGCGGAGTGAAGCCCTTCGCGCTCTACGACGAGTGCTACTTCCTGCTGCGCGAGTGCGATCACGATCATGGCAAGGTGCTGCCGATGTTCCGGGTGCACCCGGCGAAGGATCTGGTGGAGCCGGGCCTGAGCCCCTACCGCGGCAATGATGCGGCACGGGCCGCAATGGAATCGGACACGACGCATTGGGATGCCTGGGCCTTTCCGCGGGCGAAGGGCGGTCGCGCCTTCGGATTCACGGGCGGACATTTCCTCTGGAACTGGGCAAACGACGAGGCACGAAAGATGGTGCTGAACGGCATCCTGTGGAGTGCGGGGGCCGAAGTGCCCGCGGAGGGCAAAGGATCCAAGACACCGGATGCGAAGCGCTTTTTAGCGGGGCAGGAGAAGGAGAATCCCGGGTGGACCGAGGAAGCGCTGCAATACCATCTGGATCGCGCCGCGAAAGGCGAGATCGTGGAGTGGGGGAACTACTCGAACAAGCCGCTGCCCGCGCCGCCGGTCTCGCTCTTCGATGGTAAATCGCTAGAGGGTTGGGAGCTGCGACCCGGCGAGGAAAAGTGGTGGAAGGTCGAGGACGGCATGATCACCGGCGGCTCGCTGGAAGTCGAAGTGCCGCATAACACCTTCCTCGCGAGCAAGAAGCGCTACGCGAACTTCGAGCTGCGGCTGAAGGTGAAGCTGAGCAAGGGCAGCGGCTTCATGAACTCCGGGGTGCAGATCCGCAGCGTGCGGCTGCCGGATAATCCGGAGATGTCCGGCTACCAAGTGGATGCAGGCATCGATTGGTGGGGCAAGATGTACGATGAATCCCGTAGAAACAAGGTCGTCGGCGAACCGTTGGATGCCGCCGCGATCAAGGCGGCGGCGAAGGACTGGGACTGGAACGACTACGTGATCCGCTGCGAGGGCCGCCGGATCCGGAGCTGGATCAACGGCGTGCCGGCACTGGACTACACCGAGCCGGATGCGGCGATTCCGCAGGAAGGCTTGATCGGGCTCCAGACGCATGGCGGGGGGAAGCTGCTGGCGCAGTTCAAGGATATCACCATCGAGGAACTACCCGCCACACCGGGGATGCCGAAGTGGGAGGATGCCTCCAACCGTTCGCCGGAAAGTGAGATGGCTTCGTTCAAGCTGCCGGAAGGCTTCGAGGTCGAACTGGTCGCCTCCGAGAAGGAGGGCGTGGGGAAGCCGATCACGATGGCTTGGGACCATGCGGGGCGGATGTGGACGATGACGGCGCTGGAGTATCCGGTGGATGCGAACGAGAGCCAAGCCGCGGCCGAGGCCCTGTATGAGGAAGGTGGGAAGGACAAGGTGCTGGTCTTCGACGAACCCTGGAAAGCCGGGCCGCAGACGCCGCGGGTATTCGCGGACAAGCTGGCGATCCCGCTGGGGATCCTGCCGTGGAAGGATGGCGTGCTGGTGCAGCACGGCACGGAGATCCGCCGCTATGTCGACGAGGACAAGGACGGCAAGGCGGACAAGCACGAGGTGGTGCTGAAGGGCTTCGGGATCCAGGACTCCCACCTCTTCCCGCATCAATTCGAGCGCAGTCCGGGCGGCTGGTTCTATCTCGCGCAGGGGCTCTTCAATTACTCCAAGGTAGTGCGGCCGGATGGCTCGGCCTTCAGCAGCGGCGAGACCGAGGTGCCGCTGAACCAATGCAAGCTGGCGCGGGCCAAGCTGGATGGCTCGGACTTCGGTCTGCTCACGGCAGGGCCGAACAACATCTGGGGCTTCGCGATCGGGAAGGATGGTCGCGAGTTCCTGCAGGAGGCGAACGACCTCGGGCATCCGGTCTCGGAGTTCATCGATGGCAGCCACTACCCGACCGGATCGCCGGAGAAGCTGAAGCCCTATGCGCCGCAGGTGCCTGCCAGCACGCCGGGGCAACCGATGGGAGGCACGGGCCTAAGCGGCCTGATTCTGGCGGACGATACGGACAGCGCCTTCGCCGCGAAATGGCCGGGGCAGCGGGTCTTCTACATCGCCAACCCGATCACCAACCGGATCCAGATCGTCACGCTGGTAGAGAACGAGAAGGGCGAGCCGGTCTATAAGAAGCAGGAGGACTTCCTAGTTTCCACGGACGATTGGTTCCGGCCGGTATCGATCCAATTCGGACCGGACGGCTGCCTCTACATCGCGGATTGGTACAACAAGATCATCTCACACAACGAGGTGCCGCGGAATCATCCGGAGCGCGACAAGACGCGGGGCCGGATCTGGCGGGTGAAGGCGAAGGGCTTCCAAGCGGAGCCGGCGCCGGACCTGACCAAGCTGCCTTCCGACAAGTTGCTGGGGCTGCTCGGCGCGCCTAACAACCGGATCGGACGGATGGCTTGGGAAGAGATCGGGGATCGTGCGGAAGCGGGCCTGCTGCCGCAACTGAGTGCGATTGCGACGGACGAAGCGCAGCCGCTGCCGCGACGCATGGGTGCGCTGTGGGCGGTGCGGGAGATGCGGGCGCTGAACCGGGACGTGCTGCTGAAGCTGGCCTCCGACAAAAGCCCGGACCTGCGCCGCGAGGTGGTGGAGGCGGCTGCGGATGCGCGCCTCCTAGGTGGGAATCTATTCCTGCGGATGATCCATCACGCGACCGAGGCGGATCGGGACTTCGGTGTCGATTGTGCGCTGGCGAATGCGCTCTACTATCATCAGGAGCCCACCACCGCGATGGTCTCTGCAATCGCAGCGCTGGCGCCTGCTCCCGCCGAGGGAAACGATCGGAGCGCGTATGAGGCGAACTTCCTGCGCTATCTGGTGCGCCGCGCCTTGGAGGCGCATCCCGGGGTGACCTGGACGGCCTTCGGCAATCCAAGCATGGAGTCGGAAGAGGCGAAGCGGATCTGTGTTCTGGCTTCCGCGCCCGATGACGGGGCGCTGGCATTGGTGAAGCTCCTGCCGAAGATCACGCGCCCGCTTGATTCCGATGAGGTGGCCTTGCTCGGTTCGCGTTTGGCGCAGCCCGCGGTGGCAAAAGCCTTCGGCCAGGAGCTTGAGCGGAAGTCGAGCCGGGAGGGATTGTTGCGGGCGTTGCTGAGCTTGGATCCGGTGGCGGCATCGAATGTGGCGCTTCGCCATGCGGTGACGGCGGCAACGGAGCAGATGCTGAAGGAATCGCCAGACAAGCTGAGGCTGGCAATGGATCTGGCGCGGCGCTTCCGGATCAGCACGCTGGCTCCGTCGTTCCAGGCGCTGGCATCGAAGGAGGAACGACCGGCGGAGCTGGCGGGTTTGCTTCGCACCTTGAACGAGATCCAAGCTGCAGATGCGGCGATGTGTAAGCTGCACCTGGATCATGCCGATCCCGCCGTGGCGCGTGAGGCGATGGTGGGATACGCGAGTGCCGGTGGCACTGCGGCGGTGGAGGAGATCGCGAAACGCTGGGCGGATCTCTCCGGTGCGATGCGTCAGTTCGCGGTGAGCGGGATGGTCTCTAACAAGGAGTCGGCACGAGCTTTCGCGAGGGCGGTAGCACAGGGTGGATTCGCGGGCTTCGATCCTTCCGCACTTGAGAAGCTGGCGGCGGTGCTGGGCCGTGGGCATGCGGATTTCGAGAAGCTGCTGACGAGCGTGGAAGGGATCATGCTGCCCGCGCTGAAGTTCCCGGGGCGGCAGGATGCGGTGTTTCAGGGCGGCTTCGATCTGACCGGTCCTTTCACGGTGGAGAGCTGGGTGAACTTGGAGGCGGGGATCGACAATCGCGATGGCCTGCTGGGCACGCGCGGCGGTGGTCCGGATATCAATTTCTACGATGCACGGCTGCGGCTCTACAGCGGGAGCGCGGACATCGTGATCGCGGACCGGCCGATGGAAGCGGGCAAGTGGACCCACTGCGCGGTGACTCGCGATGATGCAGGTAAGGTGGCGCTGTACTTGGATGGCGAAGTCGTGGGGAACTCGGCGGGGAGCTTCACGGCGGCGATTCCGAGGGTGGATATTGGTCGGGCCAATCAGCCCGGCGGGACCTCCGGGAGTTTCCTCGAGTATCGGATTTGGAATGTGGCGAGGACGCCGGCGGAGATCTTGCAGAACTACCGGACGCGACTGCCGCAGGAGGCGAAGCCCGCGGGGCTGGTGATGAAGGTGACCGGCGAGAAGCCGGGGCCGGGACCGGCCGGTGGTGCAGCGATGGAATGGACTGCCGACTTCCCCGAGCTGCTCACTCCGGAGGAAGCGCAGGTGCTGGCCGGGAAGTTCGAGCGGGTGCGGGGGCTGGCGGCGAGTCCGGGCGATGCGGCGGCGGGCAAGCAGCTTTTTCAAGCGACCTGCATGATCTGCCATCAGGTGCAGGGGCAGGGAATTGCGATCGGGCCGGATCTGAGCGGTGCGGGGGCGATGGGGACGGAGAGCCTGCTAAGGAATATCCTGACGCCGAATGCGCAGTTGGAGAGCGGCTACTACCGGCATGATGTGGCGCTGAACGACGGGAGTCTGGTGAGCGGGTTCCTGGCTTCGGAGAATCAGGAGATGCTGGTGCTGCGGCAAATCGGGGCGGATGAGCGGGCGATCCCGAAGGCGCAGGTGAAGGACCATACGGTGTCGAAGCGGTCCTTGATGCCGGTGGGTTTGATCGATGGGTTCACGGACCGGCAGGTGGCAGATTTGTTTTCGTATCTGGCGGGGTTGAGGTGA
- a CDS encoding SulP family inorganic anion transporter gives MSHHFHPRRIFRRLVEFFRGGKLDGLPIRQTLRNYTKDKFRADGKAALNVSLLDIPQGIAYAAIAELPIVFGIACSAAASIIAPLFAGSRHTILGPTNATAFMLFGFFAVEPMLAVRETQLVSLLVMMVGIFCVLGAILRVADLLQYISRSVLVGYVSGAAVLIMTNQFKHLLGIAYEVDEQRPRTFVGLVEALLRSLHHADWGPVIIGAVTFAAFMIMKRWKPRWPNLAIILILVSAVFGTLIQQGVEPFANVARFKTFTPQDLIPAFPQLTRSGIFEDISALLGVALAIAFLACLENTLMAKTIASRSGDRADVNQDMFAVGMANMASAIAGGMPASGSLLRSTLNFSSGALTRMSSVYSGVLVLSAALLIAWLPTFGISLIDYVPKAALAALVIGIALALINRHNIRICARSTPDDAAVLVITFLSTLIAPLHVAIFIGVAVSITLFLRKASRPHLVEYEFNDAGELRQMGEKRQRPNPAISIVHVEGDLFFGAAELFRTQIQRTAADPSLKILILRLKNARHLDATSVLALEDLIKFMRANDRHVLISGATREVYRVLKNSGVLNTVQEGANRKGGESNIFLNRPSNPNISTRDALKRAQQLMGGEKADIRIFYDPAKK, from the coding sequence ATGAGCCACCACTTCCACCCGCGCCGCATCTTCCGACGCCTCGTGGAATTCTTCCGCGGCGGCAAGCTCGACGGCCTGCCGATCCGCCAGACCCTGCGGAACTACACCAAGGACAAGTTCCGCGCCGACGGCAAGGCCGCCCTGAATGTCTCCCTGCTGGATATCCCGCAGGGCATCGCCTACGCCGCCATCGCCGAGCTGCCCATCGTCTTCGGCATCGCCTGCTCGGCCGCCGCCTCCATCATCGCCCCGCTCTTCGCCGGATCACGCCACACGATCCTCGGCCCCACGAATGCCACCGCCTTCATGCTCTTCGGCTTCTTCGCCGTGGAGCCCATGCTGGCCGTCCGCGAGACCCAGCTCGTTTCCCTGCTGGTCATGATGGTCGGCATCTTCTGCGTCCTCGGCGCCATCCTGCGCGTGGCGGACCTGCTCCAATACATCTCGCGCTCGGTGCTGGTGGGCTACGTCTCCGGTGCCGCGGTGCTGATCATGACCAATCAGTTCAAGCACCTGTTAGGTATCGCCTACGAGGTGGATGAACAACGCCCGCGCACCTTCGTCGGCTTGGTCGAGGCCCTGCTCCGCTCGCTGCATCATGCCGATTGGGGGCCCGTCATCATCGGTGCGGTCACCTTCGCCGCCTTCATGATCATGAAGCGCTGGAAGCCCCGCTGGCCGAATCTCGCGATCATCCTCATCCTCGTCTCCGCGGTCTTCGGCACCCTCATCCAGCAGGGCGTCGAACCCTTCGCGAATGTCGCCCGCTTCAAGACCTTCACCCCGCAGGACCTCATACCCGCTTTCCCGCAGCTCACCCGCAGCGGCATCTTTGAGGACATCTCCGCCCTACTCGGCGTCGCCCTCGCCATCGCCTTCCTCGCCTGTCTGGAGAATACCTTGATGGCGAAGACCATCGCCTCCCGCTCCGGCGACCGCGCGGATGTGAACCAGGACATGTTCGCCGTCGGCATGGCAAACATGGCCTCGGCCATCGCCGGTGGCATGCCCGCCTCCGGCTCCCTGCTCCGCTCGACCCTGAACTTCAGCTCCGGCGCGCTCACCCGGATGTCATCGGTCTACTCGGGCGTCCTCGTGCTCTCCGCCGCGCTCTTGATCGCATGGCTGCCCACCTTCGGCATCTCCCTTATCGATTACGTGCCGAAGGCCGCGCTGGCTGCCTTGGTCATCGGCATCGCCCTGGCCCTGATCAACCGCCACAACATCCGCATCTGCGCCCGCTCCACCCCGGATGATGCCGCGGTGCTCGTCATCACCTTCCTCTCCACGCTCATCGCGCCGCTGCACGTCGCCATCTTCATCGGCGTGGCCGTCTCCATCACCCTCTTCCTGCGCAAGGCCAGCCGCCCTCACCTCGTCGAGTACGAGTTCAACGATGCGGGCGAACTTCGCCAGATGGGCGAGAAACGCCAGCGCCCGAATCCCGCCATCTCGATCGTTCACGTGGAGGGCGACCTCTTCTTCGGCGCCGCGGAACTCTTCCGCACCCAGATCCAGCGCACCGCCGCGGATCCCTCTCTCAAGATCCTCATCCTGCGCCTCAAGAACGCCCGCCATCTCGATGCCACCTCCGTGCTCGCGCTGGAGGACCTCATCAAGTTCATGCGCGCGAACGACCGCCACGTCCTCATCTCCGGAGCCACCCGCGAAGTCTATCGCGTACTCAAAAACTCCGGCGTGCTCAACACCGTCCAAGAAGGCGCGAACCGCAAGGGCGGCGAGAGCAACATCTTCCTCAATCGCCCCAGCAACCCGAACATCTCCACCCGCGACGCCCTCAAGCGCGCCCAACAACTCATGGGCGGCGAGAAGGCCGACATCCGGATCTTCTACGACCCGGCCAAGAAGTGA
- a CDS encoding LptF/LptG family permease, with translation MRLSDRYIGRQVLMGTVFAILLLSTILIMGSVFQKIRPLLVEFGAPISIIWDFLISVIPFSLIYTIPWAFLSAVLLVFGRMSSDHELTGFRVAGISLTRLSAPVFVIGAALSALCLWLNVEVAPKSNKFADDILIRAFFMDPRSMLRAAAEEDGLDRLEESAKNARVYLDESDGTNLKGLHLFVIPDPNAEKPGPARYVHAMRAQAVVDDVKKEFRFHLFDAYFESTKDDGKPEIAVSSEAVPAVVPFELRARKDKPSAMTNDEIYTYLDNRRLPPRYAIGRYWAEAQRRYSSSFACLAFAFIGVPLGIKARRKDTSTGLILSLLIGAAYFICGMGGGTTKEAVLAGLWGPNIVCILLGLYLLRRARFR, from the coding sequence ATGCGTCTTTCCGACCGCTACATCGGCCGTCAGGTCCTCATGGGGACGGTCTTCGCCATCCTCTTGCTGAGCACGATCCTGATCATGGGAAGCGTGTTCCAAAAGATCCGCCCGCTGCTGGTGGAATTCGGCGCACCCATCTCGATCATCTGGGACTTCCTCATCAGCGTCATCCCCTTCTCGCTGATCTACACCATCCCTTGGGCCTTCCTCTCCGCGGTCCTGCTGGTCTTCGGCCGCATGTCCTCGGATCACGAGCTCACCGGCTTCCGCGTCGCCGGCATCAGCCTCACCCGCCTCTCCGCCCCGGTCTTCGTCATCGGCGCGGCCCTCTCCGCCCTCTGCCTCTGGCTGAATGTCGAGGTCGCCCCCAAGTCCAACAAGTTCGCCGATGACATCCTCATCCGCGCCTTCTTCATGGACCCCCGCAGCATGCTCCGCGCCGCTGCCGAGGAGGATGGTCTCGACCGCCTCGAGGAGAGCGCGAAGAACGCACGCGTCTACCTGGACGAGTCCGATGGCACCAACCTCAAGGGACTACATCTCTTCGTCATCCCGGACCCCAACGCCGAGAAACCCGGCCCCGCCCGCTACGTCCACGCCATGCGCGCCCAAGCCGTGGTCGATGACGTGAAGAAGGAGTTCCGCTTCCACCTCTTCGACGCCTACTTCGAGTCCACCAAGGATGACGGCAAGCCGGAGATCGCCGTTTCCAGCGAGGCCGTTCCCGCCGTCGTGCCCTTCGAGCTCCGGGCCCGCAAGGACAAGCCCTCCGCGATGACCAACGACGAGATCTACACCTATCTCGACAATCGCCGCCTCCCTCCCCGCTACGCCATCGGCCGCTACTGGGCGGAGGCCCAGCGCCGTTACTCCTCTTCCTTCGCTTGCCTCGCCTTCGCCTTTATCGGGGTTCCGCTCGGCATCAAGGCCCGCCGCAAGGACACCTCCACCGGCCTGATCCTCAGCCTCCTGATCGGCGCCGCCTACTTCATCTGCGGCATGGGCGGCGGCACCACGAAAGAAGCGGTGCTCGCGGGCTTGTGGGGACCGAACATCGTGTGTATCTTGTTAGGCCTCTATCTGCTGAGGCGCGCCCGGTTCCGCTGA
- a CDS encoding D-Ala-D-Ala carboxypeptidase family metallohydrolase: MSLPTDSGDSRSPLSPSRRGVLGTLGFGAFTFLGSNTPASALFSRKNDAPKVTVNSSSTNNRGTTAVRAAALDLSALPPEWVARQGGELKVYAAYLTSVRLQRLTPQQVIEAHAKKHGQVWNSLPPRSLWRQMVPTLRVLDRVAMELGQPVDEVVSAYRSPIYNATCSGARRGSWHQANVAVDVKFSASPSTVAGAARSLRSRGLFRGGVGRYGTFTHIDTRGQNVDW; encoded by the coding sequence ATGTCCCTACCGACCGATTCCGGGGATTCCCGGTCACCTCTCAGTCCGTCCCGTCGCGGCGTGCTTGGCACCCTCGGCTTCGGAGCATTCACCTTTCTCGGCTCCAATACGCCGGCTTCCGCGCTTTTCTCTCGGAAAAACGACGCGCCGAAGGTGACGGTGAATTCGTCGTCCACGAACAATCGCGGGACGACCGCTGTCCGCGCCGCCGCGCTGGACCTTTCCGCGCTGCCGCCCGAGTGGGTGGCTCGCCAAGGGGGCGAACTGAAGGTTTACGCCGCCTATTTGACCTCCGTCCGCTTGCAGCGCCTGACGCCGCAGCAGGTGATCGAGGCGCACGCCAAGAAGCACGGTCAAGTCTGGAACAGCCTGCCGCCGCGTAGCCTGTGGCGCCAGATGGTGCCGACGCTGCGGGTGCTCGACCGCGTGGCGATGGAGCTGGGTCAGCCGGTGGATGAGGTGGTTTCCGCCTATCGCTCACCGATTTACAACGCGACCTGCTCGGGAGCCCGCCGCGGTTCCTGGCACCAGGCGAATGTGGCGGTGGATGTGAAGTTCTCGGCCTCTCCGTCCACGGTGGCGGGTGCGGCGCGTTCGCTGCGTTCGCGCGGACTCTTCCGTGGTGGTGTGGGCCGCTACGGCACCTTCACCCACATCGATACCCGCGGGCAGAACGTGGATTGGTGA
- a CDS encoding esterase/lipase family protein yields MTKALACLFALLSFASSAFAADTQPIPTRRVVMVHGIFQNEWRCFGRLRRELEANGVECICPSLKPADARDGLPLLAQQLKNAVDAKWKNNERFVLVGFSMGGLIGRHYLQELDGAERCDGIFTVATPHYGTKMAWMWYGEGAHQMRPGSEFLTRLAATENRLDGIPAVTYRTCADMMIVPSQSCNWERAMNITVSCPIHALMSCDPNVRKDIVSRLQTPAAMARGIAVKKTRQQVSYRAAQR; encoded by the coding sequence ATGACGAAAGCCTTGGCCTGTCTTTTCGCCCTCCTTTCTTTCGCCAGTTCCGCCTTCGCCGCGGACACCCAGCCGATCCCGACCCGCCGGGTCGTGATGGTGCACGGCATTTTCCAGAATGAGTGGCGCTGCTTCGGCCGCCTGCGTCGCGAATTGGAAGCCAATGGGGTGGAGTGCATCTGCCCCTCCCTGAAGCCTGCGGATGCCCGCGATGGCCTGCCCCTGCTCGCGCAACAGCTCAAGAATGCCGTGGACGCGAAGTGGAAGAACAACGAGCGCTTCGTCCTCGTCGGCTTCAGCATGGGCGGCCTGATCGGGCGCCATTATCTTCAGGAGCTTGACGGTGCCGAGCGCTGCGACGGGATCTTCACCGTGGCCACCCCGCACTACGGCACCAAGATGGCTTGGATGTGGTATGGCGAGGGTGCCCACCAGATGCGCCCCGGCAGCGAGTTTCTCACCCGCCTCGCTGCCACCGAGAACCGCCTTGATGGCATCCCCGCCGTCACCTATCGCACCTGTGCGGACATGATGATCGTGCCCTCCCAGAGCTGCAACTGGGAGCGTGCCATGAACATCACCGTCTCTTGCCCGATCCATGCCCTGATGTCCTGCGACCCGAATGTGCGGAAGGACATCGTCAGCCGCCTGCAAACACCTGCCGCCATGGCCCGCGGGATCGCCGTGAAGAAGACCCGGCAGCAAGTCAGCTACCGGGCAGCCCAGCGCTGA
- a CDS encoding histidine triad nucleotide-binding protein, which translates to MSKTIFEKIIAREIPGDFLYEDDLCACFRDINPGAPVHLLLVPKRLIPRIAEAQDGDQELLGHLLLTARRVALEQGLGETGFRLVINNGSDGGETVPHLHIHILGGRELDWPPG; encoded by the coding sequence ATGTCCAAGACCATTTTCGAGAAGATCATCGCCCGCGAGATCCCCGGGGACTTCCTCTACGAGGACGATCTCTGCGCCTGCTTCCGGGATATCAATCCGGGCGCACCGGTGCATCTCCTGCTCGTGCCGAAGCGGCTCATCCCGCGCATCGCGGAGGCACAAGATGGCGATCAGGAACTGCTCGGACACCTGCTTCTCACCGCCCGCAGGGTCGCCTTGGAGCAGGGCTTGGGCGAAACCGGCTTCCGCTTGGTCATCAACAATGGCTCCGATGGCGGCGAGACCGTGCCCCATCTCCACATCCATATCTTGGGGGGCCGGGAGCTCGATTGGCCTCCGGGCTGA
- the nrdR gene encoding transcriptional regulator NrdR — translation MRCVQCGSFKDKVLDSRMSKDGTTIRRRRECLGCTYRYTTYEQIERTELRVVKRDGTREAIHREKIIGGMIKACEKRPVSMDRLDRAVEEILTELHQDHLSEVPSSNIGAKVMEKLHQIDPVAYVRYVSVYRQFEDVGEFIREIQALERRPSRDPMQRRLFKD, via the coding sequence ATGCGGTGCGTTCAATGCGGTTCATTCAAGGACAAGGTGCTCGACTCGCGGATGTCGAAGGACGGCACCACGATCCGCCGACGCCGCGAATGCCTGGGCTGCACCTACCGCTACACCACTTACGAGCAGATCGAACGCACCGAACTGCGCGTGGTGAAGCGGGATGGAACCCGCGAAGCCATTCATCGCGAGAAGATCATCGGCGGCATGATCAAGGCCTGCGAGAAGCGCCCGGTCTCCATGGATCGCCTCGATCGCGCCGTGGAAGAGATCCTCACGGAACTCCATCAGGACCACCTGTCCGAAGTCCCCTCCTCGAACATCGGAGCGAAGGTGATGGAGAAGCTCCATCAGATCGATCCGGTGGCCTACGTCCGCTACGTCTCCGTTTACCGGCAGTTCGAGGATGTTGGCGAATTCATCCGCGAGATCCAGGCACTGGAGCGCCGACCATCGCGCGATCCGATGCAGCGCCGCCTGTTCAAGGACTGA